ACATTTGCACCGGCCATTATGCAAAAGTTCGATTTGATAAAGGCGCACGTAGATTCGTCATATCGAAAGGCAGCGATGCTGCGAAAGACCAATCCTATGCCCTCTACGGAATTAGCCAGGACAACTTGAGCAAAACAATTTTTCCGCTGGCCGGGCTCACCAAACCTCAGGTTCGCGAACTCGCATTGAAGTACGGATTGGCAAGTTATAACAAACCCGAGAGCTATGAAATATGCTTCGTCTCAGATAACAACTACATGCGATTTCTGAAGGAAGTGGTTCCGGGATTAGAAACCCGTATCTCCAACGGCGAAATTCTTTTCGAAGGGAAGCCGATCGGGAAACATCATGGGTATCCTTTTTACACGATCGGGCAGAGAAAGGGACTCGGCATTAGTCACAGTGAAGCATTGTACGTCAGGAATATCGATGCGAAAACCAACACAATCGAAGTGGATATTGACGAGAGACTGTTTGCAAGAAGACTCGTCGCCAATCACATAAATTTTGTGAAATACCCGGCATTGAGCGACGGGAAAATATATAACGGGAAAATCAGATATAAAGATAACGGAGCCGATTGCATTGCAAAACAGACTGACAATGACGAAATTACAGTTGAATTCACAAATCCTCGGAGGGCAATGACACCCGGGCAAAGTGTAGTACTTTACGAAGATGAAGATGTGGTAGCAGGTGGAATTATATTGAAAGTGTTAGGCTAAAATGGCAAAGTATTCGATCCTAATCGCCGATGATGACGATTCGCAGCGCAACGTTCAAAAGTTGATCTTGGATGAAGTTGCGAAAGCTCTGAAGTCGGAATTCAAAATCGACGAGGCAGCGGACAGTCTTGAGACGAGAAGATGTCTTAGCACAAATGTTTACGACCTGATCATACTTGACAACGAATTC
This sequence is a window from Candidatus Acidiferrales bacterium. Protein-coding genes within it:
- the mnmA gene encoding tRNA 2-thiouridine(34) synthase MnmA; this encodes MESKVNKPRVIAAMSGGVDSSLAAVLMMEQGYDVIGVTIKTYNYEDVGGNSDSTCCSIDGINMARSIAEKFGFPHYVFDFSERFRKEVIDGFVEEYLSGRTPNPCVVCNQKIKWAYLIEKATSLCADYICTGHYAKVRFDKGARRFVISKGSDAAKDQSYALYGISQDNLSKTIFPLAGLTKPQVRELALKYGLASYNKPESYEICFVSDNNYMRFLKEVVPGLETRISNGEILFEGKPIGKHHGYPFYTIGQRKGLGISHSEALYVRNIDAKTNTIEVDIDERLFARRLVANHINFVKYPALSDGKIYNGKIRYKDNGADCIAKQTDNDEITVEFTNPRRAMTPGQSVVLYEDEDVVAGGIILKVLG